From Bombus vancouverensis nearcticus chromosome 15, iyBomVanc1_principal, whole genome shotgun sequence, the proteins below share one genomic window:
- the Argk1 gene encoding arginine kinase 1, whose translation MGGCTSKDTTSNDDKKNSNMVDQAVLDKLEAGFSKVAGSDSKSLLKKYLSKEVFDQLKTKKTSFGSTLLDVIQSGVENLDSGVGIYAPDADSYTVFADLFDPIIEDYHGGFKKTDKHPPKDFGDVDSLGNLDPAGEFIVSTRVRCGRSLEGYPFNPCLTEAQYKEMEEKVSSTLSGLEGELKGTFYPLTGMSKEVQQKLIDDHFLFKEGDRFLQAANACRFWPTGRGIYHNDAKTFLVWCNEEDHLRIISMQMGGDLGQVYRRLVSAVNEIEKRLPFSHHDRLGFLTFCPTNLGTTVRASVHIKLPKLAANREKLEEIAGKFNLQVRGTRGEHTEAEGGIYDISNKRRLGLTEYQAVKEMHDGIAELIKLEKEL comes from the exons atggGCGGATGTACCTCTAAGGATACCACGTCGAACGACGA CAAGAAaaatagcaatatggttgaccAGGCAGTTTTGGACAAACTGGAAGCTGGCTTCTCCAAAGTGGCTGGCTCTGACAGCAAATCTCTGCTGAAGAAGTATCTGTCCAAAGAGGTCTTCGATCAACTGAAGACAAAGAAGACTTCCTTTGGATCCACCCTCCTTGATGTGATCCAGTCTGGTGTGGAGAATCTGGACTCTGGTGTCGGTATCTACGCGCCTGATGCTGATTCTTACACAGTTTTTGCTGACCTCTTCGATCCCATCATCGAAGACTACCATGGTGGCTTCAAGAAGACTGACAAGCATCCACCAAAAGACTTTGGAGACGTCGATAGCCTTGGCAACCTTGACCCAGCT GGTGAGTTCATCGTCTCCACCCGTGTAAGATGCGGCCGTTCTCTGGAAGGCTATCCATTCAACCCCTGCCTGACTGAAGCTCAGTACAAAGAAATGGAAGAGAAAGTCTCTAGCACTCTGTCTGGCTTAGAGGGCGAACTCAAGGGAACTTTCTATCCTCTAACTGGTATGAGCAAAGAAGTTCAGCAGAAACTGATCGACGACCACTTCCTGTTCAAGGAGGGTGATCGCTTCTTGCAAGCTGCCAATGCTTGCCGCTTCTGGCCCACTGGCCGTGGTATCTACCACAACGATGCCAAGACCTTCTTGGTCTGGTGCAACGAGGAAGATCATCTCCGTATCATTTCCATGCAGATGGGCGGTGATCTTGGACAG GTCTACCGTCGTCTGGTGAGCGCCGTGAACGAGATCGAAAAACGACTTCCTTTCTCCCACCACGACCGTCTTGGTTTCTTGACCTTCTGCCCTACCAACTTAGGTACTACTGTCCGTGCCTCTGTACACATCAAACTGCCTAAATTGGCCGCTAACAGGGAGAAGCTTGAAGAAATTGCTGGAAAGTTCAATCTCCAGGTCCGTGGTACTCGCGGAGAGCACACCGAGGCCGAGGGTGGTATCTACGACATTTCCAACAAACGACGTCTCGGTCTGACCGAGTATCAGGCTGTGAAGGAGATGCACGATGGAATCGCCGAGCTGATCAAGCTCGAGAAAGAACTTTAA